In Gossypium arboreum isolate Shixiya-1 chromosome 6, ASM2569848v2, whole genome shotgun sequence, the following are encoded in one genomic region:
- the LOC108485082 gene encoding uncharacterized protein LOC108485082, whose amino-acid sequence MEMKNEESVSKNHNESESVSKNKNESENEIENKSVSESESENESVSENQNENESESESESVSENQNENESESESVSENENESENENESESESESESESVSENKNKNEKEIENEESVSKNKNESVSENENERHDKSVQQIHHPFHLQHPLVLVAEQSNEGLKAYCDGCGELLSTPCFTCIHCNYHLHKRCAEVPPSLRDHPLHPKHPSTQARVFFFSIKIFRLFLRQRPHEMAYGCALCKEKRNIFVYECKTCCFYLDIKCAELSSSYQFSELFPHYIHNHALTFIKSPIAIDVLKRFSCSWCHEPLTNAISFCSECPFFILHKKCLDELPIKINHPSYHVHPIFLNRSDRGCFCNLCQKQHSGPFYGCPLCHFNINIGCALPMSIVEGKSRHQHPFTLFRRRGSFICDACGTEGNSISYICSTCNIMVHKKCTSLPRIIKFSRHDHCIFHKYFLEDLTRQDCKICFNEVKLDRGNYSCGKPGCNYIVHVNCVLEDNDLYKVIEEEKQWEELYKKSMQSSIIRVIDVNEAREATKIEHFSHQHCLLLADKMKEEIDRKCDGCMLSISNLFYYCSKCPFFLHKTCVELPKIKQHWFRQSSAILNFEGFLECNFCCRPCSGFFYSIGEYLRMCLMCAKITDIIKCEGHQHFLFFDFKCKENCNGCGIRCWRGAFKCRQCRFVLDFACLALPHSALHKIDEHMLKLTYHDDKEKSYCDICEQERDPTLWYYSCSICDTSAHPKCVLGQFPFLNDGITWAYADHSHTHHLKFFRKAEGYPVCSHCGKLCQEEILKCEESTCNYIIHCKCRNYEV is encoded by the coding sequence ATGGAGATGAAGAACGAGGAAAGTGTGAGCAAGAATCACAATGAGAGTGAAAGTGTGAGCAAGAATAAGAATGAGAGTGAAAATGAGATTGAGAATAAGAGTGTGAGTGAGAGTGAGAGTGAGAATGAGAGCGTGAGcgagaatcaaaatgagaatgaGAGTGAGAGTGAGAGTGAGAGCGTGAGCGAGAATCAGAATGAGAATGAGAGTGAGAGTGAGAGTGTGAGCGAGAATGAGAATGAGAGTGAGAATGAGAATGAGAGTGAGAGTGAGAGTGAGAGTGAGAGTGAGAGTGTGAGTGAGAATAAGAATAAGAATGAGAAAGAGATTGAGAACGAGGAGAGTGTGAGCAAAAATAAGAATGAGAGTGTGAGTGAGAATGAGAATGAGAGACACGACAAGTCTGTGCAACAAATTCATCATCCTTTTCATCTGCAACATCCCTTGGTGTTAGTGGCAGAGCAAAGCAATGAAGGTCTCAAAGCTTACTGCGATGGATGTGGGGAATTGCTTTCAACTCCATGCTTCACTTGTATTCATTGCAATTATCACCTTCACAAGCGATGTGCAGAGGTACCCCCTTCACTTCGTGATCACCCTCTCCATCCCAAGCACCCAAGCACCCAAGCTCGAGTTTTctttttttctattaaaatttttaggCTTTTTCTTAGACAAAGGCCACATGAGATGGCATATGGTTGTGCATTATGCAAGGAAAAACGCAACATATTTGTTTATGAATGTAAGACATGTTGTTTTTACCTTGACATCAAATGTGCTGAATTATCTTCTTCATATCAGTTTAGCGAACTGTTCCCACATTACATCCACAATCATGCATTAACCTTCATAAAAAGTCCCATTGCCATAGATGTACTCAAAAGATTCAGCTGCTCCTGGTGTCATGAACCTTTAACAAATGCTATATCTTTTTGTTCTGAGTGCCCATTTTTTATCCTTCATAAGAAATGTCTTGATGAGTTACCTATAAAAATTAATCACCCTTCCTATCACGTGCACCCTATTTTTCTTAACCGTAGTGATAGGGGTTGTTTTTGCAACCTATGCCAAAAGCAACATTCTGGACCTTTTTATGGTTGTCCTCTTTGCCATTTTAACATCAATATTGGATGTGCTCTTCCAATGTCCATTGTTGAAGGTAAAAGTCGCCATCAACACCCATTCACATTATTTCGAAGACGAGGTTCATTCATTTGTGATGCATGTGGAACTGAGGGAAATTCTATTTCTTATATATGTTCCACATGCAACATCATGGTCCATAAGAAATGCACTTCACTCCCACGTATTATCAAATTTTCTCGACATGATCACTGCATTTTTCACAAATATTTTCTTGAAGATCTTACAAGGCAAGATTGCAAGATTTGTTTCAATGAAGTGAAACTAGATCGTGGGAATTACTCTTGTGGGAAGCCAGGTTGCAATTACATTGTCCATGTCAATTGTGTCTTAGAGGATAATGATTTGTACAAGGTAATTGAGGAAGAAAAGCAATGGGAGGAGCTTTATAAAAAATCTATGCAGTCTTCCATCATTCGTGTTATTGACGTGAATGAAGCTAGGGAAGCTACAAAGATTGAACATTTCAGTCATCAACATTGCTTGCTGTTAGCAGACAAGATGAAGGaggaaattgatagaaaatgtgaTGGGTGCATGCTATCTATCTCAAATCTCTTCTACTATTGTTCAAAATGCCCAttttttcttcataaaacttGTGTCGAATTGCCAAAAATCAAGCAACATTGGTTTCGTCAAAGCAGTGCCATCCTCAATTTCGAAGGCTTCCTGGAATGTAACTTTTGCTGTCGACCTTGTAGTGGTTTTTTCTACAGTATTGGAGAATATTTGCGCATGTGCTTAATGTGTGCTAAAATTACTGATATCATTAAATGTGAAGGACACCAACACTTTCTCTTTTTTGATTTCAAATGCAAGGAGAACTGTAATGGTTGTGGCATCAGGTGTTGGCGTGGTGCATTCAAATGTAGACAGTGCAGATTTGTTTTGGATTTTGCATGCTTAGCATTACCACATTCAGCTCTTCACAAAATTGATGAACACATGCTAAAGCTTACATATCATGATGATAAAGAGAAAAGTTATTGTGATATTTGTGAACAAGAAAGAGATCCAACCCTTTGGTATTATTCTTGTTCAATTTGTGATACTTCTGCTCATCCTAAATGTGTTCTTGGACAATTTCCATTTCTCAATGATGGGATCACATGGGCTTATGCTGATCACTCACATACTCATCATCTTAAATTTTTTAGAAAGGCTGAGGGCTACCCTGTATGCTCTCATTGTGGTAAGCTTTGTCAAGAAGAAATTCTCAAGTGTGAAGAGTCTACATGCAACTATATTATCCATTGCAAATGTCGGAATTACGAAGTCTAA
- the LOC128293753 gene encoding uncharacterized protein LOC128293753 produces MKVSKLTAMDVGNCFQLHASLVFIAVITFTSNVQRHPLKFLITLSISSTYANVFFFDKGHFLVIASKCAKLSSSYKFNQQAKLGIHSHPLTFIESPMAIDVLKRLNCCWCHEPLIDAIYFCVDCPSFIIHKKCLDELPTKINHPSHHIHPLFLNRSDDRFCKLCQKEHFGAFYGCSLCHFNISLECALLRSIVEDKSRHQHPFTLFWKQDSFICDACGTEGNYSSYICSTCCITIHKECTSLPHIIKFSRHDHCIFHKYFLETQELTKQDCKICFKEVKLDRGSYSCGKPGCNYVAHVNCVLENKDLYKVIEEEKQCEELDEKSMQSPIIRVIEVNEIGEATSINARFFFIKPVLNCQESSNIGFIKAMPPSISTDSNIVAFVVDIVVVSSTILKGEKYCNGCGKRCQLGAFRCGKCKIVLDFGCLTVPHLAVHKIDEHMLNLTYMMIRSNLIAIFVNKKEIQAFGIILVQSVILLLISNVFSKNFHF; encoded by the exons ATGAAGGTCTCAAAGCTTACTGCGATGGATGTGGGGAACTGCTTTCAACTCCATGCTTCACTTGTATTCATTGCAGTTATCACCTTCACAAGCAATGTGCAGAGGCACCCCTTGAAATTTTTAATCACCCTCTCCATCTCAAGCACATATGCCAACGTCTTTTTCTTCGACAAAGGCCACTTCCTAGTGATCGCAAG CAAATGTGCTAAATTATCTTCTTCATATAAGTTTAACCAACAGGCCAAACTTGGCATCCACTCACATCCATTGACCTTCATAGAAAGTCCTATGGCCATAGATGTACTCAAAAGATTGAACTGTTGCTGGTGTCACGAACCATTGATAGATGCTATATATTTTTGTGTTGATTGTCCATCATTCATCATTCACAAGAAATGCCTTGATGAGTTACCCACTAAAATTAATCACCCTTCCCATCACATACACCCTCTGTTCCTTAATCGTAGTGATGATCGTTTTTGCAAGCTATGCCAAAAGGAACATTTTGGAGCTTTTTATGGCTGTTCTCTTTGCCATTTTAACATCAGCCTTGAATGTGCTTTGCTGAGGTccattgttgaagataaaagccGTCATCAGCACCCGTTCACCTTATTTTGGAAACAAGACTCATTCATTTGTGATGCATGTGGCACAGAAGGAAATTATAGTTCTTACATATGTTCTACATGTTGCATCACAATCCATAAAGAGTGCACTTCACTCCCACACATTATCAAATTTTCTCGACATGATCATTGCATTTTTCACAAATATTTTCTTGAAACACAAGAGCTTACAAAGCAAGATTGCAAGATTTGTTTCAAAGAAGTGAAACTAGATCGTGGGAGTTACTCTTGTGGGAAGCCTGGTTGCAATTACGTTGCCCATGTGAATTGTGTCTTAGAGAATAAAGATTTGTACAAGGTAATTGAGGAAGAAAAGCAATGTGAGGAGCTTGATGAAAAATCTATGCAGTCTCCGATCATTCGTGTTATTGAGGTGAATGAAATTGGGGAAGCTACAAGTATT AATGCCCGTTTTTTCTTCATAAAACCTGTGCTGAATTGCCAAGAATCAAGCAACATTGGTTTCATCAAAGCAATGCCACCCTCAATTTCAACAGATTCAAATATTGTGGCTTTTGTGGTCGATATTGTAGTGGTTTCTTCTACGATATTAAAG GGCGAAAAATATTGTAATGGTTGTGGAAAAAGGTGTCAATTGGGTGCATTCAGATGTGGGAAGTGCAAAATTGTTTTGGATTTTGGATGCTTAACAGTACCACATTTAGCTGTTCACAAAATTGATGAACACATGCTAAACCTTACTTATATGATGATAAGGAGCAATCTTATTGCGATATTTGTGAACAAGAAAGAGATCCAAGCTTTTGGTATTATTCTTGTTCAATCTGTGATACTTCTGCTCATCTCAAATGTGTTCTCGAAGAATTTCCATTTCTAA